In Planctomycetota bacterium, the following proteins share a genomic window:
- a CDS encoding HIT domain-containing protein has translation MSDEHPQPTPPVNLQAPWRMPYIRSLEKTPEVTDPLLKACGGCFICAAARYDEADTDVETAMRDRLVLWRSELSVCIVNRYPYTNGHLMIAPRRHEAFLENLTTDEAADLHAQTVRAIELLKAVMHPQGFNVGINLGSAAGAGAPGHLHRHIVPRWGGDANFMSVVGNVRVVPEAVEVTWRTLREALRA, from the coding sequence GTGTCCGACGAGCACCCCCAGCCGACCCCGCCGGTCAATCTGCAAGCGCCGTGGCGGATGCCGTACATCCGCAGCCTTGAGAAAACGCCGGAGGTGACCGACCCACTGCTCAAAGCGTGCGGTGGTTGCTTCATTTGTGCCGCGGCCCGTTATGACGAGGCCGACACCGACGTTGAAACGGCCATGCGCGACCGCTTGGTGCTGTGGCGCAGCGAGCTGAGCGTCTGCATCGTCAACCGCTACCCGTACACCAACGGTCACTTGATGATCGCTCCGCGTCGGCACGAGGCGTTCCTCGAAAACCTCACCACCGATGAGGCGGCCGACCTGCACGCTCAGACCGTGCGGGCCATCGAACTGCTCAAGGCGGTCATGCACCCGCAGGGGTTCAACGTCGGGATCAACCTCGGCTCGGCGGCCGGTGCCGGCGCGCCAGGGCATCTCCACCGCCACATCGTTCCCCGCTGGGGCGGCGATGCGAACTTCATGTCCGTCGTCGGTAACGTTCGCGTGGTACCTGAAGCGGTGGAAGTCACATGGCGCACCCTGCGAGAGGCGCTTCGCGCGTAG
- a CDS encoding VanZ family protein, with protein sequence MNRRVSKRGAWVITGSYWVVMALITHSPPFLGKSDTPSPALALDKLGHLIGFALLAFFLRALIGWRVTLIVAVAAVYAVVDELTQPWVGRTADPKDWVADMLGVGVGLLAAILWQRVRRAPPADPAGQSASAVADAVHPQP encoded by the coding sequence GTGAACCGACGGGTCAGCAAACGGGGAGCATGGGTCATCACGGGCAGCTACTGGGTCGTGATGGCGCTGATCACGCACTCGCCGCCGTTTCTCGGCAAGTCCGACACGCCGAGCCCGGCGTTGGCATTGGACAAGCTCGGGCACTTGATCGGGTTTGCGTTGTTGGCGTTTTTCTTGCGGGCGCTGATCGGTTGGCGCGTGACGCTGATCGTGGCTGTGGCCGCGGTTTATGCGGTGGTCGATGAGTTGACCCAGCCGTGGGTCGGTCGGACGGCGGATCCGAAGGATTGGGTCGCGGACATGCTCGGCGTCGGCGTGGGGCTGCTGGCGGCGATACTGTGGCAGCGTGTCCGACGAGCACCCCCAGCCGACCCCGCCGGTCAATCTGCAAGCGCCGTGGCGGATGCCGTACATCCGCAGCCTTGA
- a CDS encoding VanZ family protein encodes MRLLGPRTVLLIYWTALTFGTHNPRFGEIPQMSMFGVDKVVHFFAYAGLAFFMRCAIRPVPGRGWAVLLLCSVFGAVDELTQPLFNRTCDPFDWLANVAGVASVCVVWRVGKTVRDHRRRSAGFVPIKIDFAPPPVEKPDRLAA; translated from the coding sequence GTGCGACTGCTCGGCCCACGGACCGTTCTGCTGATCTATTGGACCGCGCTGACGTTCGGGACGCACAATCCTCGGTTCGGGGAGATACCCCAGATGTCGATGTTCGGCGTCGACAAGGTGGTGCATTTTTTCGCCTACGCGGGTTTGGCGTTTTTCATGCGGTGTGCGATCAGGCCGGTGCCCGGGCGTGGGTGGGCGGTGTTGCTGCTTTGCTCGGTGTTCGGGGCGGTGGATGAGCTAACCCAGCCGCTGTTCAACCGGACGTGTGACCCGTTCGACTGGCTGGCGAATGTGGCCGGGGTGGCTTCGGTGTGCGTCGTCTGGCGGGTCGGGAAGACCGTGCGGGATCATCGGCGACGGTCGGCCGGGTTCGTACCGATCAAAATCGACTTCGCCCCGCCGCCGGTCGAGAAACCCGATAGGCTCGCGGCGTGA